One region of Anaeromyxobacter paludicola genomic DNA includes:
- a CDS encoding sigma-70 family RNA polymerase sigma factor encodes MTKVTKGKITREELASVAPYLEAARALRPIGPEEERALAERARAGEVAARDELVRRHLPLVIAFARKQSRGELRLDELVQEGNLGLLRAVEKFDPSAGTRFSTYALWWIRAYVWKHLRQARSSVRPRSGTAARSDLSLDATVGEEEGDVTYLERVPDEAPSPDARYATAEGDARVRLALEKVRGRIGELGWDIVQRRLRQDPPDTLTEIGERWGLSRERVRQVELRTKAFLRDYLRPANDERQEAA; translated from the coding sequence CTGGCCTCGGTGGCGCCGTACCTCGAGGCGGCGCGCGCCCTTCGGCCGATCGGGCCGGAGGAGGAGCGGGCGCTCGCGGAGCGCGCCCGCGCCGGCGAGGTGGCGGCCCGGGACGAGCTCGTGCGGCGCCACCTGCCGCTCGTGATCGCCTTCGCCCGCAAGCAGTCGCGCGGGGAGCTGCGGCTCGACGAGCTGGTGCAGGAGGGCAACCTGGGGCTGCTCCGGGCGGTCGAGAAGTTCGACCCCTCCGCCGGCACCCGCTTCTCCACGTACGCGCTCTGGTGGATCCGGGCCTACGTCTGGAAGCACCTCCGGCAGGCCCGCTCGTCGGTGCGGCCGCGCAGCGGCACCGCGGCGAGGAGCGACCTCTCGCTCGACGCCACGGTCGGCGAGGAGGAAGGCGACGTGACCTACCTCGAGCGCGTGCCGGACGAGGCGCCCTCCCCGGACGCCCGCTACGCCACCGCCGAGGGGGACGCGCGGGTCCGCCTGGCGCTCGAGAAGGTCCGCGGCCGGATCGGCGAGCTGGGCTGGGACATCGTGCAGCGGCGCCTCCGCCAGGATCCCCCGGACACCCTCACCGAGATCGGCGAGCGGTGGGGGCTCTCGCGCGAGCGGGTGCGCCAGGTGGAGCTGCGGACCAAGGCGTTCCTGCGCGACTACCTGCGGCCGGCCAACGACGAGCGGCAGGAGGCCGCGTGA
- a CDS encoding type II TA system antitoxin MqsA family protein yields MSGRRCRRCEGELREVVQTIPVALPRCDVRAEVAAPARRCAACGEAHVDPAVLSRAHLSVGCALADEGVQTGGAFRHMRRALGLRAADLARLLDLTPETLSHWETGKVRPSRAAFVALAAMLEDALAGRTTTRDRLQALARERPRPGALSVVLRGR; encoded by the coding sequence GTGAGCGGCCGGCGCTGCCGCCGCTGCGAGGGCGAGCTGCGGGAGGTGGTGCAGACCATCCCGGTGGCGCTGCCGCGCTGCGACGTGCGGGCGGAGGTGGCCGCCCCGGCGCGCCGCTGCGCCGCCTGCGGCGAGGCGCACGTGGACCCGGCGGTCCTCTCGCGGGCGCACCTCTCCGTGGGCTGCGCCCTCGCCGACGAGGGCGTGCAGACCGGCGGCGCCTTCCGGCACATGCGGCGCGCGCTCGGGCTGCGCGCCGCCGACCTGGCGCGGCTCCTCGACCTCACGCCCGAGACGCTGTCGCACTGGGAGACCGGGAAGGTGCGGCCGTCGCGGGCCGCCTTCGTGGCGCTCGCGGCCATGCTGGAGGACGCGCTCGCCGGCCGGACCACCACGCGCGACCGGCTCCAGGCGCTCGCCCGCGAGCGGCCCCGCCCCGGCGCGCTCTCGGTCGTGCTCCGCGGCCGCTGA
- a CDS encoding cytochrome ubiquinol oxidase subunit I, protein MGDLLLIHRLHFGFTLVFHYLFPQLTMGLALLIALLESLSYWKKDEALHEAARFWARVFGINFVIGVVTGIPMEFQFGTNWAPFSRYAGGVIGQTLALEGVFAFFAESTFLGLFLYGEGRIGRKGTWAAAVLVFVGSWLSGYFITATNAFMQHPVGYAVDASGKLAMVSLWQVLTNPWLVWEYAHVMTGATQTGAFAMAGVGALYLLQGRFEAQARTFVRTGVLVGALASVLQIFPSGDAQGRLVAQHQPATLAALEGLFRSAPGAPLAFVGQPDMQRRRLDNPIELGHALSFLTWRRWTARVEGLDAFPVEDWPTNVPLVYYAYHVMVGLGTFFIAIQLGAAFLLWRRKLFASRPMLWVLLLAIPFPYVANTAGWVAAEAGRQPWLVHGLYRTPQGASYHVSSGNALFSLLGFTGAYALLAILFLFLVGRELARGPVEGAPAHEG, encoded by the coding sequence ATGGGAGACCTCCTCCTCATCCACCGGCTGCACTTCGGCTTCACCCTCGTCTTCCACTACCTGTTCCCGCAGCTCACGATGGGGCTCGCGCTCCTCATCGCGCTCCTCGAGTCGCTCTCGTACTGGAAGAAGGACGAGGCGCTGCACGAGGCGGCCCGCTTCTGGGCGCGCGTGTTCGGGATCAACTTCGTCATCGGGGTGGTGACCGGGATCCCGATGGAGTTCCAGTTCGGCACCAACTGGGCGCCGTTCTCGCGCTACGCCGGCGGCGTCATCGGGCAGACCCTCGCGCTGGAGGGGGTGTTCGCGTTCTTCGCCGAGTCCACGTTCCTGGGGCTGTTCCTCTACGGCGAGGGGCGCATCGGCCGGAAGGGCACCTGGGCCGCCGCGGTGCTGGTGTTCGTCGGGTCGTGGCTGTCGGGCTACTTCATCACCGCGACCAACGCCTTCATGCAGCACCCGGTGGGCTACGCCGTGGACGCCAGCGGCAAGCTCGCGATGGTGAGCCTCTGGCAGGTGCTCACGAACCCGTGGCTGGTCTGGGAGTACGCCCACGTGATGACGGGCGCCACGCAGACCGGCGCGTTCGCGATGGCGGGGGTGGGCGCCCTCTACCTCTTGCAGGGGCGCTTCGAGGCGCAGGCGCGCACCTTCGTCCGCACCGGCGTGCTCGTCGGCGCGCTCGCGAGCGTGCTGCAGATCTTCCCGAGCGGCGACGCGCAGGGGCGGCTCGTGGCGCAGCACCAGCCGGCGACGCTCGCCGCGCTGGAGGGGCTCTTCCGGAGCGCGCCGGGGGCGCCGCTCGCGTTCGTGGGGCAGCCCGACATGCAGCGGCGCCGGCTCGACAACCCCATCGAGCTGGGACACGCGCTCAGCTTCCTGACCTGGCGGCGCTGGACGGCGCGGGTGGAGGGGCTCGACGCCTTCCCGGTGGAGGACTGGCCCACCAACGTCCCGCTCGTCTACTACGCGTACCACGTCATGGTGGGGCTCGGGACCTTCTTCATCGCCATCCAGCTCGGCGCCGCCTTCCTGCTCTGGCGGCGCAAGCTCTTCGCGTCGCGGCCCATGCTCTGGGTGCTCCTGCTCGCGATCCCCTTCCCCTACGTCGCCAACACCGCGGGCTGGGTGGCCGCCGAGGCGGGCCGTCAGCCCTGGCTCGTCCACGGCCTCTACCGGACGCCGCAGGGCGCCTCGTACCACGTGTCGAGCGGCAACGCCCTGTTCAGCCTGCTCGGCTTCACCGGCGCGTACGCCCTGCTCGCCATCCTCTTCCTGTTCCTCGTCGGGCGCGAGCTGGCCCGGGGCCCGGTCGAGGGCGCGCCGGCGCACGAAGGGTGA